A genomic segment from Rickettsiella endosymbiont of Miltochrista miniata encodes:
- a CDS encoding outer membrane beta-barrel protein, which produces MIKRIIAVSVLGVSALGMMAANATTNGFYVDGQVGYAPHTGNKFTGLPSDLTVGKDKKAARGSIAGRLAIGYQFTKNWAAELGYTQFGQQKSNLLMSNTSTTTEYVVSPFIIHGDPVIVPVDVTTTTIVAKEAITINQHAFDIVGKGIYPISDKFNVYAKAGMAYLTTTVKSKGDMQYQGKPATAVFSKNNWAPEAGIGLTYDITPNVFIDTSFTHIQPIGKNKPANIDFATVGIGYSFG; this is translated from the coding sequence ATGATTAAAAGAATAATCGCAGTAAGCGTACTAGGCGTTTCGGCGCTGGGTATGATGGCTGCTAATGCAACCACCAATGGTTTCTATGTGGATGGCCAAGTAGGCTATGCGCCGCATACTGGTAATAAATTTACCGGTTTACCTTCTGATCTTACCGTTGGCAAAGACAAAAAAGCAGCCAGAGGTAGCATCGCAGGTCGTTTAGCGATTGGTTATCAATTCACTAAAAACTGGGCAGCTGAATTAGGCTATACACAATTTGGTCAACAAAAGTCTAATCTTTTAATGAGTAATACAAGCACTACAACTGAGTATGTTGTTTCACCTTTTATCATACACGGCGATCCTGTGATTGTTCCTGTTGATGTAACAACCACCACTATCGTTGCAAAAGAAGCTATTACCATTAATCAGCATGCATTTGATATCGTTGGTAAAGGTATTTATCCTATCTCCGACAAATTCAATGTGTACGCTAAAGCCGGTATGGCTTACTTAACCACTACCGTAAAAAGTAAGGGTGATATGCAATACCAAGGTAAACCAGCAACAGCCGTATTTAGCAAAAACAACTGGGCTCCTGAAGCCGGGATAGGTCTGACCTACGACATTACTCCTAATGTCTTTATAGATACGTCCTTTACACACATTCAACCCATCGGCAAAAACAAGCCGGCAAATATTGACTTTGCGACGGTTGGTATTGGTTACAGCTTCGGTTAA
- a CDS encoding porin family protein, whose product MFKRIIAASVLGVSALGMMAANATSNGVYVTGQLGIANTGNQFQAAKGLESDVTFGKDKKSLKKDLAGRIAIGYQFTPHWAAELGYLQLGQQKSSASMLIPGMANIVPMDAPQTFVKNTVSTQEITINQHAFDVVGKGIYPINDKFNVYAKAGMAYLVTDVKGDKVNDKAKHSLMAPIAKHNWAPEAGLGFTYNVTSNVFIDTSITHIQPMGKNKPRNIDFAAVGIGYSFG is encoded by the coding sequence ATGTTTAAAAGAATAATCGCAGCAAGCGTATTAGGCGTTTCGGCGCTCGGTATGATGGCTGCTAATGCAACATCAAATGGAGTCTATGTAACGGGACAACTAGGCATTGCCAATACCGGGAATCAATTCCAAGCCGCTAAAGGCCTTGAATCTGATGTCACCTTCGGCAAAGATAAAAAGTCACTCAAAAAGGACTTAGCCGGTCGTATCGCGATAGGTTATCAATTCACTCCCCATTGGGCAGCTGAATTAGGTTACTTACAATTAGGCCAACAAAAGTCTAGCGCGTCTATGCTAATTCCAGGTATGGCGAATATTGTGCCAATGGATGCACCGCAAACTTTTGTAAAGAATACCGTTAGCACTCAAGAAATCACCATTAACCAACATGCTTTTGATGTGGTAGGTAAAGGTATTTATCCCATTAATGATAAATTCAATGTCTACGCAAAAGCCGGTATGGCTTACTTAGTCACCGACGTGAAAGGTGATAAAGTAAATGATAAAGCTAAACATAGCCTTATGGCTCCAATTGCTAAACACAACTGGGCGCCTGAAGCCGGTCTTGGTTTCACGTATAACGTGACTTCGAACGTGTTCATTGATACCTCCATTACTCATATTCAACCTATGGGTAAAAACAAGCCGCGCAATATAGACTTTGCTGCAGTAGGTATTGGTTACAGCTTCGGTTAA